In Myxosarcina sp. GI1, one genomic interval encodes:
- a CDS encoding carboxymuconolactone decarboxylase family protein, translating into MTQMPMMTKSSATPYKNAVLDDLELQAALQNINPEFGNFVTRVAGEAWGLPLIDQKTKALIVIAVDVVNQNLLGPGTPFAAHVDMAMKQGVTKAEIEELLLFLCVYAGFNKVAGSFGALERILAPQ; encoded by the coding sequence ATGACTCAGATGCCAATGATGACTAAATCTTCAGCTACACCATATAAAAATGCCGTTCTAGACGATCTCGAACTACAAGCGGCTTTACAAAATATCAATCCTGAATTTGGTAATTTTGTGACTCGCGTTGCTGGTGAAGCCTGGGGACTACCATTAATCGATCAAAAAACCAAAGCCTTAATTGTAATTGCGGTTGATGTAGTCAATCAAAATTTATTAGGTCCTGGTACTCCTTTTGCAGCCCATGTAGATATGGCAATGAAACAAGGAGTAACTAAAGCAGAAATTGAGGAATTACTCTTATTTTTGTGCGTTTACGCTGGATTTAACAAAGTTGCTGGTAGTTTTGGCGCGTTAGAGCGAATTTTAGCTCCACAGTAA